A window of Blastomonas sp. SL216 contains these coding sequences:
- a CDS encoding TonB-dependent receptor, producing the protein MHSHAIRAALLMGVGAIALATPAFAQDNTEADKEIVVTAQNRVQNVQDVPIAIQVVSGEDVEKAGISDLTGIQRLAPAVQITNDTNLTRVTLRGIGTNDNAETQDASIVVNIDGEYINRPTVMNASLFDLERVEVLRGPQGTLQGRNATGGAVNFITRKPGDDFGFNMAASYGNFDHVLVQGGVDLPIGDIGGIRFSGTYSKRDGFFSHPNVNVRTGNDNSRAGRVSIRLNPIDPLTLDLAFEVSAVDNIIAGNAFVNFNNGLAFNPALVPGPGCNQNGWNRIGADPRFVVCIPQNTNGLSTINRKNYLTSARAPSRNEQDSKVVRGKIAYDFEGATLTYTGGYRRTVEAFDAALTPAFLFKNFANNVESQSHELRLNGGSAGAFEWQVGGFYFKEDLFIERGLFNGPPFLPAFLTGANGAFINYFRRDVNSRSYSAFGQVDIPITDELSVTAGARYTDDSRTGIFPFYPGGLGNPTSPLFNTGVRRITAPPLRTDILRAKADRLTWLVGVNYKPDTDTLVYAKVSTGFKAGGFDTVGQYAPETNTAYEAGIKRSFGSSTVNFSGFYYDYKDLQAAVLLDPSIGGQVFNAGGATIWGLELDASIKVFDSGRFTASINYLSSEYDDFLASFPVFCASETHPTLGCLTGLGDLDNDITTNPVTQPNLAGNRTPLAPKWVIAAGYEHVFDLGSSGTLTPSIFTRFKSAYFMDVFNFRDSRQSSFFQTDATLEWRDESGKFGIQLFARNLEDNQPLTYAAFTAAGNDDIYNWQFSAPRTYGVRMLLDF; encoded by the coding sequence ATGCACTCACACGCAATTCGTGCTGCGCTGCTCATGGGGGTTGGCGCGATCGCGCTGGCAACGCCCGCGTTCGCCCAGGACAATACCGAAGCCGACAAGGAAATCGTCGTCACCGCACAGAACCGCGTGCAGAACGTCCAGGACGTTCCCATCGCGATCCAGGTGGTCAGCGGCGAGGATGTCGAAAAGGCGGGGATCAGCGATCTTACCGGCATTCAGCGCCTGGCTCCGGCGGTCCAGATCACCAACGATACGAACCTGACGCGCGTCACGCTGCGCGGCATCGGCACCAACGACAATGCCGAAACACAGGACGCCTCGATCGTCGTCAATATCGATGGCGAATATATCAACCGCCCGACCGTGATGAACGCCTCGCTGTTCGATCTGGAGCGCGTCGAGGTTCTGCGCGGTCCTCAGGGGACGCTGCAGGGGCGCAACGCCACGGGCGGCGCGGTCAACTTCATCACGCGCAAGCCGGGCGATGATTTCGGCTTCAACATGGCTGCCTCTTACGGCAATTTCGACCATGTGCTGGTCCAGGGTGGCGTCGATCTGCCGATCGGCGATATCGGCGGCATCCGTTTCTCGGGCACCTATTCGAAGCGCGACGGCTTTTTCAGCCATCCCAATGTCAATGTCCGCACGGGCAATGACAACAGCCGGGCAGGCCGCGTCAGCATTCGTCTGAACCCGATCGATCCGCTGACGCTCGACCTCGCGTTCGAGGTCAGCGCAGTCGACAACATCATTGCCGGCAATGCCTTTGTGAACTTCAACAACGGGCTGGCGTTCAATCCCGCGCTGGTCCCGGGACCCGGCTGCAATCAGAATGGCTGGAACCGCATCGGTGCCGATCCGCGTTTCGTGGTCTGCATCCCGCAGAACACCAACGGCCTGTCGACGATCAATCGCAAGAACTACCTGACGTCGGCGCGCGCACCCAGCCGTAACGAACAGGATTCGAAGGTTGTTCGCGGCAAGATCGCCTATGATTTCGAGGGCGCCACGCTGACCTATACCGGCGGCTATCGCCGCACCGTCGAAGCGTTCGACGCGGCACTGACCCCGGCATTCCTGTTCAAGAACTTCGCCAACAATGTCGAAAGCCAGAGCCACGAGCTGCGCCTCAACGGCGGCAGCGCTGGTGCCTTCGAATGGCAAGTCGGCGGCTTCTACTTCAAGGAAGACCTGTTCATCGAACGCGGCCTGTTCAACGGCCCGCCGTTCCTGCCGGCGTTCCTGACCGGCGCGAACGGCGCGTTTATCAACTATTTCCGCCGCGACGTGAACAGCCGCAGCTATTCCGCCTTCGGCCAGGTCGATATTCCGATCACCGACGAACTGTCGGTCACAGCAGGCGCCCGCTACACCGATGACAGCCGCACGGGCATCTTCCCCTTCTATCCGGGCGGCCTGGGCAATCCGACATCGCCGCTGTTCAACACAGGCGTGCGCCGCATCACCGCGCCGCCGCTGCGGACCGACATCCTGCGCGCCAAGGCAGACAGGCTGACCTGGCTGGTGGGCGTCAACTACAAGCCGGATACCGATACGCTGGTCTATGCCAAGGTCTCGACCGGCTTCAAGGCAGGCGGCTTCGATACGGTCGGCCAATATGCGCCGGAAACCAACACCGCCTATGAAGCCGGCATCAAGCGGAGCTTCGGTTCCAGCACCGTCAATTTCTCCGGCTTCTACTACGACTACAAGGACCTGCAGGCTGCGGTTCTGCTGGATCCGTCGATCGGCGGGCAGGTGTTCAATGCCGGTGGCGCGACCATCTGGGGTCTGGAACTCGATGCGTCGATCAAGGTGTTCGACTCGGGCCGTTTCACGGCGAGCATCAACTATCTGAGCTCGGAATATGATGACTTCCTGGCCTCGTTCCCGGTCTTCTGCGCCTCGGAAACGCACCCGACGCTTGGCTGCCTCACCGGCCTGGGTGACCTGGACAACGACATCACCACCAATCCGGTGACCCAGCCCAATCTGGCGGGCAACCGCACGCCGCTCGCCCCCAAATGGGTGATCGCGGCTGGCTATGAGCATGTGTTCGATCTGGGCAGTTCCGGTACGCTGACGCCCAGCATCTTCACCCGCTTCAAGTCGGCCTATTTCATGGATGTGTTCAACTTCCGGGATTCGCGCCAGAGCAGCTTCTTCCAGACCGACGCGACCCTCGAGTGGCGCGACGAGTCAGGCAAGTTCGGTATCCAGCTGTTTGCGCGCAATCTGGAAGACAACCAGCCGCTGACCTATGCCGCCTTCACGGCGGCGGGCAATGACGACATCTACAACTGGCAGTTCAGCGCGCCGCGCACCTACGGCGTGCGCATGCTGCTCGACTTCTGA
- a CDS encoding thioredoxin family protein: MLRWSRQLDYGKHAAPFALPDTDGRLRTLEEFDAPALLVTFICNHCPVVLHVLDGLCQFARDYAPKGLQVVAISSNSPEEFPEDDYPHMKLFAKAHDLPFPYLHDESQNVALAYNAICTPDFFLYGPDRALFYTGQFCASRPRLPHPPVPGAPPQRTDVPVTGEDMRAAVDALLAGQPAPQPQVPSAGCSIKWLPGKNPSWG, encoded by the coding sequence ATGCTGCGATGGTCCCGCCAGCTCGACTATGGCAAACATGCCGCGCCGTTCGCCTTGCCCGATACCGATGGGCGCCTGCGCACGCTGGAGGAATTTGACGCCCCCGCATTGCTCGTCACCTTTATCTGCAACCATTGCCCGGTGGTGCTGCATGTGCTGGACGGGCTGTGCCAGTTCGCGCGCGACTATGCCCCCAAGGGGCTGCAGGTCGTCGCCATCTCGTCAAATTCGCCCGAGGAATTTCCCGAGGACGATTACCCACACATGAAGCTGTTCGCGAAGGCGCACGACCTGCCCTTCCCCTATCTGCACGATGAAAGCCAGAACGTGGCGCTGGCCTATAATGCCATCTGCACCCCCGATTTCTTCCTCTACGGCCCCGATCGCGCGCTGTTCTATACCGGACAGTTCTGCGCCAGTCGGCCCAGGCTGCCGCATCCGCCGGTGCCCGGCGCGCCGCCGCAGCGCACCGATGTGCCGGTCACCGGCGAGGACATGCGCGCTGCGGTCGATGCGCTGCTGGCAGGACAGCCAGCGCCGCAGCCTCAGGTGCCGAGCGCGGGCTGCTCGATCAAATGGCTGCCCGGCAAGAACCCGTCCTGGGGGTGA
- a CDS encoding gluconate 2-dehydrogenase subunit 3 family protein, whose protein sequence is MEQEQPKGWSRRRFLGGAAILAAVVGVPLAAIRLDLFAAEDAPSERQRDLMRTVSQIVIPATNTPGAGDVGAGDFVLLGLAHGLEKARIPLPKDAPQDLVRHARTDGSLDQAAWLEAELDRRTDGDFLNAAPERQAMVLTKLDGEAYAEGVREHPWRTIKALILTGYYTSESGGSQELQFNLVPGTYAPDVAVTPQTRAYSSDWTAVDFG, encoded by the coding sequence ATGGAGCAAGAGCAGCCCAAGGGCTGGAGCCGCAGGCGGTTTCTGGGTGGCGCAGCGATCCTGGCGGCGGTGGTCGGCGTGCCGCTCGCGGCCATCCGGCTGGACCTGTTTGCCGCCGAAGACGCACCCAGCGAACGCCAGCGCGACCTGATGCGCACGGTCAGCCAGATCGTCATTCCGGCCACCAACACCCCAGGCGCAGGCGATGTCGGTGCTGGCGATTTCGTGCTGCTGGGGCTGGCGCACGGCCTGGAAAAGGCGCGCATACCGCTGCCCAAGGACGCGCCGCAGGATCTTGTCCGCCACGCCCGCACGGATGGCTCGCTCGATCAGGCCGCATGGCTGGAGGCCGAGCTCGACCGCCGCACCGATGGCGATTTCCTCAACGCCGCGCCCGAGCGACAGGCGATGGTGCTCACGAAGCTCGATGGTGAAGCCTATGCCGAGGGCGTGCGCGAGCATCCCTGGCGGACGATCAAGGCGCTGATCCTGACCGGCTATTACACCAGCGAGTCCGGCGGGTCTCAGGAGCTCCAGTTCAACCTGGTGCCCGGCACCTATGCGCCAGATGTCGCCGTCACCCCGCAGACCCGCGCTTATTCGAGCGACTGGACTGCGGTGGATTTCGGTTGA
- a CDS encoding GMC family oxidoreductase: MDFDAIVVGSGITGGLAAKELTEAGLKVLMIERGREIRHQQDYATEMKTPWEMPFRGAGDQELYAREHAVQMLNRHFNEYTQGHFVNDAQNPYGKAEGTDFNWFRSYQLGGRSLTWGRQSYRWSDYDFEANKRDGHGTDWPIRYADLAPWYDKVEEFIGVSGAKEGLKQLPDGRFQPPMALNPVEQHVREVMKANWPDRCLTIGRTANLTQAKGERGACQNRSICARGCSYGAYFSTQSSTLPAAMATGRLTVITDAVVEKLDYDPATRRVTGVRYLDRKTRERKTATARMVFLNAGAFNSVHVLLNSASEAMPGGLANASGVLGTHIMDHANTLSAIALMPGFEGRTSTGNRPTGVVVARYRNMDAMDGEGHTRGYSFQGGALQSTWTAGKRDPGIGLALKEKLQKPGMWRMVLVAFADCVPRASNRLTLDSKAVDADGIPQLNIAFAFGKEERAALAQAKADAGEMLTRAGGKVIMGFDQPGAGGTAIHEMGGARMGHDPATSVLNKWSQAHDVPNLFVTDGAQMSSSACQNPSLTYMALTARACDAAASMLREGKI; encoded by the coding sequence ATGGATTTTGATGCAATCGTCGTGGGCTCCGGCATTACCGGAGGCCTTGCCGCCAAGGAGCTGACCGAGGCGGGCCTAAAGGTGCTGATGATCGAGCGCGGCCGCGAAATCCGCCATCAGCAGGATTATGCGACCGAAATGAAGACGCCGTGGGAGATGCCGTTCCGTGGCGCGGGCGATCAGGAACTCTACGCGCGCGAACACGCCGTCCAGATGCTCAACCGGCATTTCAACGAATATACCCAGGGGCATTTCGTCAATGACGCGCAGAACCCCTATGGCAAGGCGGAAGGCACCGATTTCAACTGGTTCCGATCGTACCAGCTGGGCGGTCGCTCGCTCACCTGGGGGCGTCAGTCCTATCGCTGGTCGGACTATGATTTCGAGGCGAACAAGCGTGACGGGCACGGCACCGACTGGCCGATCCGCTATGCCGATCTTGCTCCATGGTACGACAAGGTGGAGGAATTCATCGGCGTCTCCGGCGCGAAGGAGGGGCTGAAACAGCTGCCCGATGGCCGCTTCCAGCCACCCATGGCGCTGAATCCGGTCGAACAGCATGTGCGCGAAGTGATGAAGGCGAACTGGCCCGACCGCTGCCTGACCATCGGCCGCACCGCCAACCTCACCCAGGCCAAGGGCGAGCGCGGGGCATGCCAGAACCGCTCGATCTGCGCGCGCGGTTGCTCCTATGGTGCCTATTTCTCGACCCAGTCGAGCACATTGCCCGCCGCGATGGCAACCGGGCGGCTCACCGTCATTACCGATGCGGTGGTGGAAAAGCTGGACTATGATCCCGCGACCCGCCGCGTCACCGGGGTGCGTTATCTCGACCGCAAGACCAGGGAGCGCAAGACCGCGACGGCGCGGATGGTGTTCCTCAATGCCGGCGCTTTCAACTCGGTGCACGTGCTGCTCAATTCGGCCAGCGAAGCGATGCCCGGCGGCCTTGCCAATGCCAGCGGCGTGCTGGGCACGCACATCATGGATCATGCCAACACCCTCTCGGCCATCGCGCTGATGCCGGGGTTCGAGGGACGCACCAGCACCGGCAACCGCCCCACCGGCGTGGTCGTCGCGCGCTATCGCAACATGGATGCGATGGACGGCGAAGGGCATACGCGGGGCTATTCGTTTCAGGGCGGCGCGCTGCAGAGCACCTGGACTGCGGGCAAGCGCGATCCCGGGATCGGCCTGGCGTTGAAGGAAAAGCTGCAAAAGCCGGGCATGTGGCGGATGGTGCTCGTCGCATTTGCCGATTGCGTGCCGCGCGCGTCGAACAGGTTGACGCTCGACAGCAAGGCCGTGGATGCCGATGGCATCCCGCAGCTCAACATCGCCTTTGCCTTTGGCAAGGAAGAGCGCGCGGCGCTGGCCCAGGCCAAGGCCGATGCGGGTGAAATGCTGACCAGGGCCGGTGGCAAGGTGATCATGGGCTTTGATCAGCCGGGCGCTGGTGGAACCGCGATCCACGAAATGGGCGGTGCACGCATGGGGCATGATCCGGCAACGTCGGTGCTCAACAAATGGAGCCAGGCGCATGATGTGCCCAATCTGTTCGTTACCGATGGTGCGCAGATGAGCTCTTCGGCCTGCCAGAACCCGTCGCTCACCTATATGGCGCTGACCGCGCGCGCCTGTGACGCAGCCGCTTCGATGCTGCGCGAAGGCAAGATCTGA
- a CDS encoding MFS transporter has product MNEPLPLTRRQQNLALMTLIVAVVLEIVDLTIVNTALPAITSGLDASAEAVQWTVAGYALSFALLLMAGGRLGDSLGYRRVFLWGVTGFTLASVACGLAQTPEQLVLSRLAQGACGAIMSPQALALMQVLFTPLERVSKLALFGLIGGLAAIAGPILGGLLIQLDLFGLGWRLIFLINLPVGLFALVSGWFFLPDRKSSQPAGFDLPGVVLFGLAVFCLLWPLTRAERGWAGPEIVTLLLVPPLLFAVWRHVADRVRRQQPALFDPSLLSILPFRLGLGISIVFAAANAGFLLTFAFALQSERGESALTTGLLHMPFGLGAMIGIAVLGRNFLPRYGKWVLLLGGATMLVASALVLAGIGWLNLSWPMLAPVLVIAGLGMGSLSGCIAPVSVAQVDRDHAGAASGMMKTAQQIGGALGIALAGSVYFAWGRGAGVPPSTAAIAVIASLLAISVLLASRLPGNIFQPQTAPVAR; this is encoded by the coding sequence GTGAACGAACCTCTTCCCCTGACGCGTCGCCAGCAGAATCTGGCGCTCATGACGCTGATCGTCGCGGTGGTGCTTGAGATTGTCGACCTGACGATCGTCAACACCGCGCTGCCTGCGATCACGTCCGGCCTCGATGCCTCTGCCGAGGCGGTTCAATGGACCGTGGCAGGCTATGCCCTGAGCTTCGCGCTGCTGCTGATGGCGGGGGGCAGGCTGGGCGACAGCCTGGGCTATCGCCGCGTGTTCCTGTGGGGTGTGACGGGATTTACCCTCGCCTCGGTCGCCTGCGGCCTGGCCCAGACGCCCGAGCAACTGGTGCTGTCGCGCCTCGCCCAGGGGGCATGCGGCGCGATCATGTCGCCCCAGGCGCTGGCGCTGATGCAGGTGCTGTTCACCCCGCTGGAGCGAGTCTCCAAGCTGGCGCTGTTCGGCCTGATCGGCGGGCTCGCCGCGATCGCCGGGCCGATCCTGGGCGGGCTGCTGATCCAGCTCGACCTGTTCGGGCTGGGCTGGCGACTGATCTTCCTGATCAACCTGCCGGTGGGGCTGTTCGCTTTGGTGTCCGGCTGGTTCTTCCTGCCCGATCGCAAGTCCTCCCAGCCGGCAGGGTTCGACCTGCCGGGGGTGGTGCTGTTCGGGCTTGCCGTGTTCTGCCTGCTCTGGCCGCTGACCCGTGCAGAACGCGGCTGGGCCGGGCCCGAGATCGTGACGCTGCTGCTCGTCCCGCCCCTGCTGTTTGCTGTCTGGCGGCATGTGGCCGACCGGGTGCGCAGGCAGCAACCGGCGTTGTTCGATCCCTCCTTGCTGTCGATCCTGCCATTCCGTCTGGGCCTTGGCATCTCGATCGTCTTTGCCGCCGCCAATGCCGGGTTTCTGCTCACTTTTGCCTTCGCGCTGCAGAGCGAGCGTGGCGAGAGTGCGCTGACCACCGGGTTGCTGCACATGCCCTTTGGCCTGGGCGCGATGATCGGCATCGCCGTGCTGGGCCGCAATTTCCTGCCGCGCTACGGCAAATGGGTGCTCCTGCTGGGCGGCGCGACGATGCTGGTGGCAAGCGCGCTGGTGCTGGCCGGTATTGGCTGGCTGAACCTGTCCTGGCCGATGCTGGCGCCGGTGCTTGTGATCGCAGGGCTCGGCATGGGGTCGCTTTCGGGCTGCATCGCGCCGGTATCGGTGGCGCAGGTCGACCGCGACCATGCCGGCGCGGCGAGTGGCATGATGAAGACCGCGCAGCAGATCGGCGGCGCGTTGGGCATCGCTTTGGCAGGCAGCGTCTATTTCGCCTGGGGCAGGGGTGCGGGCGTGCCGCCTTCGACCGCAGCAATTGCCGTCATCGCCAGCCTGCTTGCGATCAGCGTGCTGCTGGCGAGCCGGCTGCCGGGCAACATCTTCCAGCCGCAGACGGCCCCCGTCGCGCGCTGA
- a CDS encoding nuclear transport factor 2 family protein, translating into MSPAERQAIEWECARLIALYANLNDAHRWEEVVALYHPDGLMTRPTAPDIEIRGHEAILAAFQSRPPRTTRHFCSNVVIDVEDARSARGESAILLFTGSGTPLVGSFHDRFVATDEGWRFLERRGALTFQP; encoded by the coding sequence ATGAGCCCCGCCGAGCGCCAGGCGATCGAATGGGAATGCGCCCGGCTGATCGCGCTCTATGCCAATCTCAACGACGCGCATCGCTGGGAAGAGGTGGTGGCGCTCTATCATCCCGATGGGTTGATGACGCGCCCCACCGCCCCGGATATCGAAATCCGCGGGCACGAGGCGATCCTGGCGGCGTTCCAATCGCGCCCACCGCGCACCACGCGGCATTTCTGCAGCAATGTCGTGATCGACGTCGAGGACGCACGGTCAGCGCGGGGCGAAAGCGCCATCCTGCTGTTCACCGGCAGCGGCACGCCGCTGGTCGGATCGTTCCACGACCGGTTCGTGGCAACGGATGAAGGCTGGCGCTTTCTCGAACGGCGCGGCGCGCTGACCTTTCAGCCCTGA
- a CDS encoding cobalamin-independent methionine synthase II family protein, producing MTRIATTHVGSMPRGPELTELLLARDAGKPFDAAAFDAAVSDAVNRSVAFQRDCGVDIVSDGEMGKVGYSTYMIERLSGFGGHIDRKAAADLAEVPDLAKKLSAIMGSQEFVRASCIGPVKLVTLEPLHDDIRRFSAAMDAHGNGARGFMNAASPGLITAFQVNRHYPSHEAYLADLADAMREEYETIVNAGFDLQLDCPDLAMSRHTGYQDLSEDDFLKVAAANVEALNAATANIPPERMRMHICWGNYEGPHDHDIPLERVIDIVLSARPGTILFEGANPRHEHEWTVWRDAAIPDGKVLAPGVIDTCSNYVEHPELIAQRLERFAGIVGADRVIGSTDCGFGTFAGYGKIDPLVTAKKLKALREGADIAAARL from the coding sequence ATGACCAGAATCGCAACAACCCATGTCGGATCTATGCCGCGCGGGCCGGAATTGACTGAGCTGCTGCTGGCGCGCGATGCGGGCAAGCCCTTTGATGCCGCCGCTTTCGATGCTGCCGTATCCGATGCGGTCAACCGTTCGGTCGCCTTTCAGCGCGATTGCGGGGTCGACATCGTCAGCGATGGCGAAATGGGCAAGGTCGGCTATTCGACCTATATGATCGAGCGGCTGTCCGGCTTTGGCGGCCATATCGACCGCAAGGCGGCTGCGGACCTTGCCGAAGTCCCCGATCTGGCGAAAAAGCTGTCCGCGATCATGGGCAGCCAGGAATTCGTCCGCGCGTCGTGCATCGGTCCGGTCAAGCTGGTGACGCTGGAGCCGCTGCACGACGATATCCGTCGTTTTAGCGCCGCCATGGACGCGCATGGCAACGGCGCACGCGGCTTCATGAACGCCGCCTCGCCCGGCCTCATCACCGCCTTCCAGGTCAACCGCCACTATCCCAGCCACGAAGCCTATCTGGCCGATCTCGCCGATGCGATGCGCGAGGAATATGAGACCATCGTGAACGCAGGGTTCGACCTGCAGCTCGATTGCCCCGACCTCGCGATGTCGCGCCATACCGGCTATCAGGACCTGTCCGAGGACGATTTCCTCAAGGTCGCTGCCGCCAATGTCGAGGCGCTGAACGCGGCCACCGCGAACATCCCGCCCGAACGGATGCGGATGCACATCTGCTGGGGCAATTACGAAGGCCCGCACGATCACGACATTCCTCTGGAGCGCGTGATCGACATTGTGCTGTCGGCGCGCCCGGGCACGATCCTGTTCGAAGGCGCCAATCCCCGGCACGAGCATGAATGGACGGTGTGGCGCGATGCCGCGATCCCCGATGGCAAGGTGCTGGCACCAGGCGTCATCGACACCTGCTCCAACTATGTCGAGCATCCCGAGCTGATCGCGCAGCGGCTGGAGCGCTTTGCCGGCATCGTCGGCGCAGACCGCGTCATCGGCAGCACCGATTGCGGCTTCGGCACCTTTGCCGGCTATGGCAAGATCGACCCGCTGGTCACCGCCAAGAAGTTGAAAGCCCTGCGCGAAGGGGCGGATATCGCTGCGGCGCGGCTATGA
- a CDS encoding p-hydroxycinnamoyl CoA hydratase/lyase encodes MTDETATFTIENRIAWVKFNRPDKRNCMSPTLNRKMLEVLESLEFREDVGVIVLTGEGTAWSAGMDLKEYFRENEQKGLHATRKAQREAYSWWSRLRWFEKPTIAMVNGWCFGGAYGPLFACDLAFAAEDAQFGLSEINWGILPGGGASKVATELLSFRDAMYHAMMGENLTGKQAAEKGLVNEALPADQLKARVEEVAKVLLAKNATALRATKWAIRRVREMTYDNAEDYLIRAQEAANSFDGEGRKEATRQFIDEKSFKPGLGAYDISRA; translated from the coding sequence ATGACTGACGAGACCGCCACCTTTACCATCGAGAACCGCATCGCCTGGGTGAAGTTCAACCGCCCCGACAAGCGCAACTGCATGAGCCCGACGCTCAACCGCAAGATGCTCGAGGTGCTCGAAAGCCTCGAATTTCGCGAGGATGTCGGCGTGATCGTGCTGACCGGCGAAGGCACCGCCTGGTCGGCCGGCATGGACCTCAAGGAATATTTCCGCGAGAACGAGCAGAAGGGCCTGCACGCCACCCGCAAGGCGCAGCGCGAAGCCTATAGTTGGTGGTCGCGGCTGCGCTGGTTCGAAAAGCCGACGATCGCGATGGTCAATGGCTGGTGCTTTGGCGGCGCTTATGGCCCGCTGTTCGCCTGCGACCTGGCCTTTGCAGCCGAAGATGCGCAGTTCGGCCTTTCCGAGATCAACTGGGGCATCCTGCCGGGCGGTGGTGCCTCCAAGGTGGCGACCGAGCTGCTGTCGTTCCGCGATGCCATGTATCACGCGATGATGGGTGAGAACCTGACCGGCAAGCAGGCGGCGGAAAAGGGCCTGGTCAACGAGGCACTGCCCGCCGACCAGTTGAAGGCGCGGGTCGAGGAAGTCGCCAAGGTGCTCCTCGCCAAGAACGCGACCGCGCTGCGCGCCACCAAATGGGCGATCCGCCGCGTGCGCGAGATGACCTATGACAATGCCGAGGATTATCTGATCCGCGCGCAGGAAGCCGCCAATTCCTTCGACGGTGAGGGCCGCAAGGAAGCGACCCGGCAGTTCATCGACGAGAAGAGCTTCAAGCCGGGCCTTGGCGCCTATGATATCAGCCGCGCCTGA
- a CDS encoding MarR family winged helix-turn-helix transcriptional regulator: MVAQKTVSGRNMLPRLVGFQLHLATMRTGQAARAALAEMATTPAKVTAMLYVLDHPGCDQTTLGRFLNIGRSAVMKLLNTMESRGHVERREGRDLRSNGLHVTPAGEDFLARALDVLERSDREATAALTKAEQEQLLHLLHKLQAAPAASPEASDTSLLTYP, from the coding sequence ATGGTGGCTCAGAAAACCGTGAGCGGCCGCAACATGCTTCCCCGCCTGGTCGGGTTCCAGCTGCATCTTGCCACCATGCGCACCGGCCAGGCCGCGCGCGCTGCGCTCGCCGAGATGGCCACCACGCCTGCCAAGGTCACCGCGATGCTCTACGTTCTCGACCATCCGGGCTGCGACCAGACGACGCTGGGCCGATTTCTGAACATCGGGCGGTCGGCGGTGATGAAGCTGCTGAACACGATGGAATCGCGCGGCCATGTCGAACGGCGCGAGGGCCGCGACCTGCGCAGCAACGGGCTGCACGTCACGCCCGCCGGCGAGGATTTCCTGGCCAGGGCGCTCGACGTTCTGGAACGCAGCGACCGCGAAGCCACTGCCGCCCTCACCAAGGCGGAGCAGGAACAGCTGCTCCACCTGCTGCACAAGCTTCAGGCCGCGCCTGCCGCTTCACCTGAAGCCTCCGACACCAGCCTGCTCACCTATCCCTGA